Proteins found in one Panicum hallii strain FIL2 chromosome 4, PHallii_v3.1, whole genome shotgun sequence genomic segment:
- the LOC112891068 gene encoding elongation factor 2-like, with the protein MLDESDLRSLEKIWCFGPETTGPNMVVDMCKGVQYLNEIKDSVVAGFQWASKEGALAEENMRGICFEVCDVVLHADAIHRGGGQVIPTARRVIYASQLTAKPRLLEPVYLVEIQAPENALGGIYGVLNQKRGHVFEEMQRPGTPLYNIKAYLPVIEFFGFSSQLRAATSGQAFPQCVFDHWDMMSSDPLEAGSQAAQLVLDIRKRKGLKE; encoded by the coding sequence ATGTTGGATGAGAGTGACCTTCGTTCCCTTGAGAAGATTTGGTGCTTTGGACCTGAGACCACTGGCCCGAACATGGTTGTTGATATGTGTAAGGGAGTGCAGTACCTCAATGAAATCAAGGATTCAGTTGTTGCTGGTTTCCAGTGGGCCTCGAAGGAGGGAGCACTTGCTGAGGAGAACATGCGTGGCATTTGCTTTGAGGTCTGTGATGTTGTTCTTCATGCTGATGCAATTCACAGGGGTGGTGGCCAGGTCATTCCAACTGCCAGGAGGGTCATTTATGCTTCTCAGCTCACTGCCAAGCCAAGGCTGCTAGAGCCAGTGTACCTTGTGGAGATCCAGGCTCCTGAGAATGCACTTGGTGGTATCTACGGTGTTCTGAACCAGAAGAGAGGGCACGTGTTTGAGGAGATGCAGAGGCCGGGTACCCCGCTCTACAACATCAAGGCTTACCTCCCCGTCATTGAGTTCTTTGGGTTCTCCAGCCAACTGAGGGCTGCAACCTCTGGTCAGGCGTTCCCTCAGTGTGTGTTTGACCACTGGGACATGATGAGCTCTGATCCTTTGGAGGCTGGCTCCCAGGCTGCTCAGCTGGTGTTGGACATCCGCAAGAGGAAGGGTCTCAAGGAATAG
- the LOC112891067 gene encoding receptor-like protein 52: MAAPHRACARARAYLHLLLTVALLPCCLPRHAAAQAQPADEARLLLRIKRAWGDPPVLAGWNATAAGALCSWPFVGCDAAGRVVNLTLANTNVAGSFSDAVGNLSALTHLDASNNSISGGFPTALYRCASLQYLNLSQNYLGGVLPADIGRGLGEHLTTLDLNGNEFNGTIPASLSRLRNLQFLALNSNRFAGTIPVELGELTSLQKLYLANNPFGAGQLPASFKKLTNLVSLFASQCNLAGDFPNFVWGLKKLQLLYLYTNNLTGELAADGFAARSLIGIDVSMNQITGFIPEVFGGLENLTVLSLFQNNFSGEIPASIGLLPSLTLLRLYSNRLNGTLPPELGKHSPGLYRIEADDNELTGAIPEGLCAGGKFQALTAKRNHLNGSIPAGLANCTTLYSLQLGSNNLSGEVPQALWTVAQLQYVQLPNNQLTGSLPASLAKCSNLRTLNLRDNRISGVLKS; encoded by the coding sequence ATGGCAGCACCGCACCGTGCttgcgcccgcgcccgcgcctaCCTCCACCTGCTGCTCACCGTCGCGCTGCTCCCCTGCTGCCTCCCGCGCCACGCGGCCGCGCAGGCCCAAccggcggacgaggcgcggctgCTGCTTCGGATCAAGCGCGCGTGGGGCGACCCGCCCGTGCTCGCGGGGTGGAACGCGACGGCCGCGGGCGCGCTCTGCAGCTGGCCGTTCGTCGGGTGCGACGCGGCCGGGCGAGTCGTGAACCTCACCCTCGCGAACACCAACGTCGCAGGGTCCTTCTCGGACGCCGTCGGCAACCTCTCCGCCCTCACGCACCTCGACGCCTCCAACAACAGCATCTCCGGCGGGTTCCCGACCGCGCTGTACCGCTGCGCTTCGCTGCAGTACCTCAACCTCTCCCAGAACTACCTCGGCGGGGTGCTCCCGGCGGACATCGGCCGCGGCCTCGGGGAGCACCTGACCACGCTCGACCTCAACGGCAACGAGTTCAACGGCACCATCCCGGCGTCGCTCTCCAGGCTCCGGAACCTCCAGTTTCTCGCGCTGAACAGCAACCGGTTCGCCGGTACCATACCGGTCGAGCTCGGCGAGCTGACGAGCCTTCAGAAACTGTATCTGGCAAACAACCCGTTCGGCGCAGGCCAGCTGCCGGCGTCATTCAAGAAATTGACCAACCTGGTCAGCCTCTTTGCGTCACAGTGCAATCTCGCCGGCGACTTCCCAAATTTTGTTTGGGGCCTCAAGAAGCTGCAACTGTTGTATCTGTACACGAACAACCTCACCGGCGAATTGGCAGCTGACGGCTTTGCTGCGAGAAGCTTGATAGGAATCGACGTCTCAATGAACCAGATTACTGGATTTATCCCGGAAGTGTTTGGGGGCTTGGAGAACCTCACAGTTTTGAGTCTCTTCCAGAACAACTTCTCCGGCGAGATACCGGCAAGCATCGGCCTGTTGCCGTCACTGACATTGTTGAGGCTCTACTCTAACAGGCTCAACGGCACGCTCCCACCAGAGCTCGGGAAGCACTCGCCGGGCTTGTATCGTATCGAGGCTGACGACAacgagctcaccggcgccatCCCGGAGGGGCTGTGTGCCGGAGGCAAGTTCCAGGCGCTCACCGCCAAGCGCAACCACTTGAACGGCTCCATCCCGGCGGGCCTAGCCAACTGCACTACTCTGTACAGCCTGCAGCTAGGCAGTAACAACCTGTCCGGTGAGGTGCCCCAGGCTCTGTGGACGGTGGCGCAGCTCCAGTACGTGCAGCTACCGAACAACCAGCTCACTGGGAGTCTTCCAGCAAGCCTGGCCAAATGCTCCAATCTCCGAACCCTAAATCTACGCGATAACCGGATCTCAGGCGTGCTGAAGTCATAG